A region from the Ursus arctos isolate Adak ecotype North America unplaced genomic scaffold, UrsArc2.0 scaffold_6, whole genome shotgun sequence genome encodes:
- the IQANK1 gene encoding IQ motif and ankyrin repeat domain-containing protein 1, which translates to MSSKKGGPRAASGKWQTSLPGAEPRAVAGKPGETRQPPRKTARPAKQPAAPECPEAPAGPAAEDRAATVLQCAFRRLRARKELARRQREQQDYQRQMEQLQREAFVALVRREQEAARRRREAAEEAERRRREERQRGARLREAAFDGDVGEIQAVLREADELLTREGVGHDEAGAARRRRRRVALVDSEDCSGNTPLSEAAAGGQPLAIQLLAEQGASPNSKGAFGRTPLYRAAFGGHLEAVEVLLKLGADPRVYAEDGSTPEQVASLDAVATVLRSWDLSLTEAMLQNMEAERQRRAQEAERHEEAEAKRCGRGEVNLKVQQLAKAQQQRQAQLQQAYCELNQRVTEHEEFERRCPGQAELTLQAVKDAEAQVDRLRLEAQEAEETLAMARLELREQSQEGEEEVPGLKCRVAELHDVLMKDVGDRIRADGRWPLVIDPSGLAATFLRYQDSNYVDAANPAHLRPERIRLALLGALRYGKPLVFDLREADLFPVVWQQLEAVRPGLAQELLSQELLEQERYLSLLRPADGPEYNPSRFQAARLRHFRVVFVTEAPWPPTEQLRVLLPIRVLLPSGGL; encoded by the exons ggaagCCGGGAGAGACCCGCCAGCCGCCGAGGAAGACCGCCCGGCCGGCCAAGCAGCCCGCGGCCCCTGAGTGCCCAGAGGCCCCCGCAG ggCCAGCTGCGGAGGACCGAGCGGCCACTGTCCTCCAGTGCGCCTTCCGGCGGCTCCGGGCCAGGAAGGAGCTGGCCCGCCGTCAGCGGGAGCAGCAGGACTACCAGCGGCAAATGGAGCAGCTGCAGAGGGAG GCCTTCGTGGCCCTGGTGCGGAGGGAGCAGGaggcggcgcggcggcggcgggaggcggcggagGAGGCCGAGCGGCGGCGGCGAGAGGAGCGGCAGCGCGGGGCCCGGCTGCGGGAGGCGGCCTTCGACGGCGACGTGGGCGAGATCCAGGCCGTCCTGCGGGAG GCGGACGAGCTGCTGACCCGCGAGGGCGTGGGCCACGACGAGGCGGgggcggcgcggcggcggcggcggcgcgtgGCGCTGGTGGACAGCGAGGACTGCAGCGGCAACACGCCGCTGTCGGAGGCGGCGGCCGGCGGGCAGCCCCTGGCCATCCAGCTGCTGGCCGAGCAGGGCGCCAGCCCCAACAGCAAG GGCGCCTTCGGCCGGACGCCGCTGTACCGAGCGGCCTTCGGGGGGCACCTGGAAGCCGTGGAGGTGCTGCTGAAGCTCGGAGCTGACCCCCGGGTGTACGCAGAAGACGGCAGCACCCCGGAGCAG GTGGCCTCCTTGGACGCTGTGGCTACTGTGCTGCGGTCATGGGATCTGAGCCTCACGGAGGCCATGCTCCAGAACATGGAGGCCGAGCGGCAGCGCCGGGCCCAGGAGGCTGAGCGTCATGAGGAGGCAGAGGCCAAGCGGTGCGGCCggggggaag TGAACCTCAAAGTACAACAGCTGGCGAAGGCACAGCAGCAGCGGCAAGCACAG CTGCAGCAGGCCTACTGCGAGCTCAACCAGAGGGTCACGGAGCACGAGGAGTTCGAACGGAGGTGCCCGGGCCAGGCTGAGCTCACCCTACAG GCCGTCAAGGACGCAGAGGCCCAAGTGGACAGACTGCggctggaggcccaggaggccGAGGAGACGCTGGCCATGGCCAGGCTGGAGCTGCgggagcagagccaggagg GGGAAGAGGAGGTGCCAGGGCTCAAGTGCCGGGTCGCTGAGCTGCACGACGTACTAATGAAGGACGTGGGCGACCGCATCCGTGCCGATGGCCG GTGGCCTCTTGTCATCGACCCTTCGGGCCTGGCGGCCACCTTCCTGCGTTACCAGGACAGCAACTACGTGGACGCCGCGAACCCTGCCCACCTGCGGCCAGAGAGGATCCGGCTGGCGCTGCTGGGGGCGCTCAG GTACGGGAAGCCGCTGGTGTTTGACCTGCGTGAGGCAGACCTGTTCCCCGTGGTGTGGCAGCAGCTGGAGGCCGTGCGGCCAGGGCTGGCCCAGgagctgctgagccaggagctccTGGAGCAGGAGCGGTACCTGTCGCTGCTGCGACCTGCCGACGGGCCCGAGTACAACCCCTCGCGGTTCCAGGCGGCGCGCCTGCGACACTTCCGTGTCGTCTTCGTCACCGAGGCCCCGTGGCCACCCACGGAGCAGCTGCGGGTGTTGCTCCCCATTCGGGTGCTGCTCCCCAGCGGGGGCCTGTAG